From Nicotiana tabacum cultivar K326 chromosome 20, ASM71507v2, whole genome shotgun sequence, one genomic window encodes:
- the LOC142174568 gene encoding uncharacterized protein LOC142174568: protein MWNYTNRNTVQAIFTKLTFKYNAILDKNLDASQHMMVRSSTENLHSVIDNRRLFIVCLRERICSCRSNEYMFKAYDIPIYPLLDESTWTIPVEVLEQVVLPPVWNKMPGRPKKVRYKKVTESQAKRPKSSCGQCGREGHNRRTCRNIPYHH, encoded by the exons ATGTGGAACTACACAAATCGAAACACTGTACAAGCGATATTTACAAAGCTTACTTTTAAATACAATGCTATACTGGATAAAAATCTTGATGCATCACAGCATATGATG GTGAGATCATCGACTGAAAACTTACATTCAGTTATTGACAATAGGAGGTTGTTCATCGTTTGCCTTAGGGAAAGAATATGTAGTTGTAGAAG CAATGAATACATGTTTAAAGCATACGACATTCCAATTTATCCTCTTCTAGATGAAAGCACATGGACAATTCCAGTAGAGGTATTAGAACAAGTTGTGTTGCCACCAGTCTGGAATAAGATGCCTGGAAGACCGAAGAAGGTGAGATACAAGAAGGTTAcagaatcacaagctaagaggcCAAAGAGTTCATGCGGACAATGTGGACGTGAGGGCCACAATAGGAGAACATGTAGAAATATACCTTATCACCACTGA